A stretch of Lathyrus oleraceus cultivar Zhongwan6 chromosome 6, CAAS_Psat_ZW6_1.0, whole genome shotgun sequence DNA encodes these proteins:
- the LOC127091949 gene encoding 60S ribosomal protein L9-like yields the protein MKTILSSKTMDIPKGVSIKVHAKLIEVEGLRGKLVRDFKHLNLYFQIITDENRKKKLKVEAWFGSRKTSAAIRTALSHVDNLITGVTKGHRYKMRFVCAHFPINASITNSNTAIEIRNFLGEKKVRKVDLLEGVNVVRSEKVKDELVLDGNDIELVSRSCALINQKCHVKKKDIRKFLDGIYVSEKGTIAEE from the coding sequence ATGAAAACCATTCTCTCCTCCAAAACGATGGACATCCCCAAAGGGGTGAGCATCAAGGTGCACGCTAAGCTCATCGAGGTTGAAGGTCTACGTGGGAAACTGGTTCGTGATTTCAAGCATTTGAATCTTTATTTTCAGATTATTACTGATGAAAATAGGAAGAAGAAGCTGAAGGTTGAAGCTTGGTTTGGATCTAGGAAAACCTCTGCTGCTATTCGCACTGCTCTTAGTCATGTCGATAATTTGATCACTGGTGTTACTAAGGGGCATCGTTACAAGATGCGATTTGTGTGTGCTCATTTTCCGATTAATGCTAGTATCACTAACAGTAATACTGCTATCGAGATTCGTAATTTCCTTGGCGAAAAGAAGGTAAGGAAAGTGGATCTCCTTGAAGGAGTTAATGTTGTTCGATCTGAAAAGGTTAAGGATGAGTTGGTTTTGGATGGAAATGACATTGAACTTGTTTCCAGATCTTGTGCTCTTATTAACCAGAAATGCCATGTTAAGAAGAAAGATATCCGAAAGTTCCTTGATGGTATCTATGTTAGCGAGAAGGGGACAATAGCTGAAGAATAG